In one window of Methanoculleus chikugoensis DNA:
- a CDS encoding restriction endonuclease subunit S: MIRDLKPYPAYKDSGVPWLGEVPEHWLIERLKSVMSNVIQMTGELQNGESYVALEHVESWTGRLRQADPEVFFDSQVKRFQSGDVLFGKLRPYLAKVTRLTSAGVCVGEFFVLRPCVSNVTAPYIEQLLRSKPVIDVINSSTFGAKMPRVDWQFMGGMMIPLPPLPEQSAIVRFLDHIDRRIRRSIRAKQKLIKLLEEQKQILINRAVTRGLDPNVRLKPSGVEWLGEVPEHWEVSRLSQFFTLQRGFDITKDQQTEGEIPVVSSGGISSYHNRATARGPGVIVGRKGTAGSVHFVTTDYWAHDTTLWVNDFKGNHQKFIYYLLQVLDLKRFDTGSANPTINRNLIHPERVAFPRYDEQATIVAYIDKITKDLGITIAATQHEISLLREYRTRLIADVVTGKMDVRHISLPDESNIETIFGEDIEPLDNETCALDEVECAVEIEE; encoded by the coding sequence ATGATCCGCGACCTCAAGCCCTACCCCGCGTACAAGGATTCAGGGGTGCCGTGGCTCGGAGAGGTCCCGGAGCATTGGTTGATCGAGCGCCTCAAGTCAGTGATGAGTAACGTCATTCAGATGACTGGAGAACTACAAAATGGCGAATCCTATGTCGCCCTTGAACATGTTGAAAGTTGGACAGGTCGCTTGAGACAAGCGGATCCGGAAGTGTTCTTCGATAGCCAGGTCAAACGCTTCCAGTCTGGAGATGTGCTATTCGGAAAGCTGCGCCCATATCTTGCAAAAGTCACTCGACTGACGAGTGCTGGCGTCTGTGTCGGTGAGTTCTTCGTCCTTCGCCCCTGTGTCTCAAACGTAACTGCTCCCTACATCGAGCAACTGCTACGATCGAAGCCAGTCATTGACGTTATCAACAGTTCTACCTTCGGAGCAAAGATGCCTCGTGTGGATTGGCAATTCATGGGAGGAATGATGATACCTCTCCCACCCCTCCCCGAACAGTCCGCCATCGTCCGCTTCCTCGACCACATTGACCGGCGCATCCGGCGCTCCATCCGCGCCAAACAGAAGTTGATCAAACTGCTGGAGGAGCAGAAGCAGATCCTCATCAACCGCGCCGTCACCCGCGGCCTCGACCCGAACGTGCGCCTCAAGCCCTCCGGGGTGGAGTGGCTCGGGGAGGTGCCGGAGCATTGGGAGGTATCGCGGCTGAGTCAGTTCTTTACCCTCCAGAGAGGTTTTGACATCACTAAAGATCAACAAACAGAAGGGGAGATCCCCGTAGTGTCCTCTGGAGGTATTTCTTCGTACCATAACCGCGCTACGGCAAGAGGACCGGGCGTCATTGTGGGTCGCAAAGGAACTGCTGGCTCTGTGCACTTTGTTACCACAGACTATTGGGCACACGACACTACGCTTTGGGTCAATGATTTTAAAGGAAATCATCAAAAATTCATTTACTACCTTCTACAAGTGCTTGATCTAAAGAGATTCGACACCGGATCTGCTAATCCAACCATCAACCGAAATCTCATTCATCCAGAACGAGTTGCTTTCCCAAGATATGATGAACAGGCCACCATCGTAGCCTATATCGACAAGATTACGAAAGATCTCGGAATTACCATCGCCGCCACACAACACGAGATCTCCCTCCTCCGCGAATACCGCACCCGCCTCATCGCCGACGTTGTCACCGGCAAGATGGATGTCCGTCATATCTCATTGCCTGACGAGAGCAATATCGAAACAATCTTTGGCGAGGACATAGAACCCCTCGACAATGAGACATGCGCACTTGACGAAGTCGAATGTGCCGTGGAGATAGAAGAATGA
- a CDS encoding AAA family ATPase, translated as MEVVLMNEPVLKEIHLRNILSFGPDSKPLPLGPLNVLIGPNGSGKSNLLEAISLLRAAPRDLSAPVKEAGGVRDWLWKGKRNPTASIEVIIHNPDRPNMPIRHSFSFVEHGKRFEVATERIENRDPFPGYEGSFFYYINEKGHIRLKGKPQYEERAYLQSEDSEERSLSRDFIDPEASVLSQVKDPERYPVLAYLTDIYGKFRLYREWTFGRYTAPRKSQKADLPNDYLLETCENLPLVLNSLRPSAEQDILKALSYLYPEINGFYEQIEGGGVQLFFKEGSFTIPATRLSDGTLRYLCMLAILCHPNPPPLVCIEEPELGLHPDVLPYLAKLMVTASERCQLIVTTHSEILVDALTEIPESVIVCEKQNGKTEMQRLNSEELAGWLKKYRLGELWLKGEIGGTRS; from the coding sequence ATGGAGGTGGTGCTCATGAATGAACCCGTATTAAAAGAGATTCACTTGAGGAATATACTGTCGTTTGGGCCGGATAGCAAACCGCTTCCACTTGGACCGCTGAATGTGTTGATCGGTCCTAACGGTTCTGGGAAGTCTAACCTTCTCGAAGCAATAAGTCTGTTGCGGGCGGCACCCAGAGATCTGTCCGCGCCGGTTAAGGAGGCCGGGGGCGTGAGGGACTGGTTGTGGAAAGGTAAGAGAAACCCTACCGCCTCTATTGAAGTGATCATACATAATCCAGATCGCCCCAACATGCCGATTCGGCATAGTTTTTCATTTGTAGAGCATGGTAAGCGATTTGAAGTGGCGACAGAACGGATCGAGAATAGGGATCCTTTTCCGGGGTATGAAGGCTCTTTCTTTTATTATATAAATGAAAAGGGGCACATACGACTAAAGGGGAAGCCACAATACGAAGAGAGAGCATACCTGCAATCGGAAGATAGCGAAGAGAGATCTCTGTCGAGAGATTTTATTGACCCGGAAGCATCAGTTCTCTCACAAGTTAAGGATCCCGAGCGCTATCCCGTACTTGCCTACTTAACAGATATTTATGGAAAGTTCCGTCTTTACCGGGAATGGACCTTCGGACGCTATACCGCTCCACGAAAATCGCAAAAGGCCGATCTTCCAAATGACTATCTGTTAGAGACATGCGAGAATCTGCCCCTCGTCTTAAACTCTCTTCGTCCGTCTGCTGAGCAGGATATTCTCAAGGCGCTGAGTTACCTATATCCCGAAATCAATGGTTTTTATGAACAGATTGAAGGAGGCGGAGTTCAACTTTTCTTCAAGGAAGGATCGTTTACAATCCCGGCAACCCGACTTTCTGATGGCACATTGCGATACCTGTGTATGCTAGCGATTCTCTGCCATCCAAACCCGCCGCCGCTGGTCTGCATAGAAGAACCGGAGTTGGGTTTGCACCCCGATGTCCTGCCTTATTTAGCAAAACTGATGGTGACAGCATCAGAACGCTGCCAGTTGATTGTGACGACACATTCTGAAATTCTAGTGGACGCCCTGACCGAAATTCCAGAATCGGTTATTGTTTGTGAGAAGCAGAATGGTAAAACCGAGATGCAACGGCTTAACAGCGAAGAACTTGCAGGATGGCTGAAGAAGTACCGTCTGGGAGAGTTATGGCTTAAAGGAGAGATCGGAGGAACTCGTTCATGA
- a CDS encoding DUF4276 family protein — protein sequence MTAKIYLEGGGDSKDLHILCRQGFRQLMESAGFSGKMPRLVSCGGRDAVYEDFKTAHQQNSTDYIAMLIDSEDPVDDLERTWDHLGKRDHWEQPDGSDDQQVLFMATCMETWILSDRVTLRQHYGHDLQESALSPLENLEQRNRHEVQENLKHATRNCSNAYQKGKRSFEVLGKLDPATLETHLEAFRRMKRILNEKMQ from the coding sequence ATGACAGCAAAAATATACCTGGAGGGAGGAGGCGATTCAAAGGACCTGCATATCTTGTGTCGTCAGGGGTTCAGGCAATTAATGGAATCAGCGGGTTTCTCGGGGAAGATGCCAAGACTCGTTTCTTGTGGTGGCCGCGATGCAGTGTATGAAGACTTCAAAACAGCACACCAGCAAAATAGTACCGATTACATTGCTATGCTGATTGACAGCGAAGACCCTGTGGACGACCTTGAAAGGACTTGGGATCATCTTGGGAAACGTGACCATTGGGAACAGCCGGATGGTAGCGATGACCAGCAGGTGTTGTTCATGGCAACCTGCATGGAGACATGGATTCTAAGCGACCGCGTTACCCTTCGGCAACATTATGGTCACGATCTCCAAGAATCAGCGTTGTCGCCGCTTGAGAACCTTGAACAACGCAATCGACACGAAGTTCAGGAAAATCTGAAACATGCGACGCGCAACTGTTCGAACGCCTATCAGAAGGGCAAGCGTTCCTTTGAAGTGTTGGGCAAACTCGACCCCGCAACTCTTGAGACTCACCTGGAGGCTTTCAGGCGCATGAAACGTATCTTGAATGAAAAAATGCAGTAA